The genomic interval CAGCCGGGCGGCAGCAAGGGCGGCTTCCACACCGGCGTGGCCGGCACCGATGACGAGAACGTCGTAGCGCTTGGGATAGCGGAACATGCGAGGGCGGGCACCCTACGCAGCTACCGCCGCGACGACAAGGGTGGGGACCACGCATCCTGCCGCGTCGGAAACCCACTAGATTCAGGTTCTAGTGGGGGACATGTTCCACGTGGAACGAATCAAGGCAGATTCAAGATCCCGGAACTCGCCCTCGGCAGCAGCTCTGACAAACGAAAAACCAGCCGCTCCGTCCGGTTCGCCAGACAGATCAGCGGATCGCCAAACTCCGCCAGCACCTGGCGACACGCCCCACAGGGCGAGATCGGCACCTCGGTATCCGCTACCACCGCCACCGCTTCGATCTTCCGCAACCCTGCCGCGACTGCCGTCCCCACTGCCACCCGCTCGGCGCAATTGGTCAGCCCATAGGACAGGTTCTCCACGTTGCACCCGGTGAAGACCTGTCCCTCCACCAGCAGCGCCGCTCCCACGTGGAACTTCGAGTAGGGGGCATGGGCCCGCTCGCGGACCTGCCAAGCGGCTTCGATGAGCGGTTCCCAGTCCATATGGCCGTTAGGAAAAACCGTCAGCCGGAGGGAGGCAAGCCCGCGCATTTTCGACTCGCCCGGGCCCCCCGGATCAGGCAGGGAAAGGGCATGCAACGTCCTTGGATTCCAGCCCTCGTGCTGCTGGCACTCTTGATCGCCTTCCGCTGCCTGGGAGCCGCCTTTTCGCACGAGATGCCGAACTTCCAGCCACTTCCGGCCCTGTTCCTGTGCAGCATCGTTTTCCTCCGCGGAACGAAAGCCTGGGCCTTGCCCGTCGCCGCCTGGCTGGTCAGCAATCCGCTCGCGAGCCTGCTTCAGGGCTACTCTCCCTTCGCCCATGGCGGCGTGACCGTCGCGTTCCTCGCGCTGCTGCTGACCGGCGTAATGGCCTTGCCGCTGCGCAAGTCTCCCTCCCCCGCGCTCGTGCTCGGCGGCGGAGTTCTTGCCGCCCTGCTTTTCCATCTCCTGACGAATACCGCCGTGTGGCTCGCCGACCCCGGCTATGCGAAGACCGCCGAGAGCCTTTGGCAGGCTCTGTGGAGTGGCCGCCCCACCGACCCGATGCCGACCTGGATCTTCCTCCGCAATCTCGTCGTGGCGAACACCGTCTTCACGGCGCTGTTCCTGCTTGCCCGTCGCTCGTGGGCCGCTCCGGCTGAGCTGGCCTCGCCTATCGCGCAGACCCGATAAGTTCTTGCTCCAAACCTGTTTTCGCCCCTATCACCGCCCCGCCCATGTCCTCAGCCACCGCCGACACGCCTCGTCTCGATTTCGCCGGCTCGCCGATCAATAAGGCGCTCACCGCCGAGCAGAAGATCGAGCTCTTCCGTAAGATGCAGCGCATCCGCCGCTTCGAGCAGGAGGCCCTGAAGTACTACAACGCCGGCAAGATCGGTGGCTTCCTTCACCTCTACATCGGTCAGGAATCGGTGGCGGTCGGCACCCTCTCGCTCTGCGGCGAGAATGACCACAACATCACCGCCTACCGTTGCCACGGCCATGCGATCATGTCCGGCATGGAGATGAATCCGCTGATGGCCGAGCTCTTCGGCAAGGCCACCGGCTGCTCGAAGGGCAAGGGCGGCTCCATGCACTTCTTCGCTCCGGACAAGGGTTTCTGGGGCGGCCACGGTATCGTCGGCGGCCAGACCCCGCTCGGCCTCGGCCTCGCCTACGGCCTCAAGTATCTCGGCAAGGAAGGTGCCGCCCTCTGCTACCTCGGCGACGGCGCGGTCAACCAGGGTGCCTTCCACGAGTCGCTCAATATCGCCGCCCTCTTCGAACTCCCGGTCGTCTACGTGATCGAGAACAACGGTTACTCGATGGGCACCTCGCAGAAGCGCTCCTCCTCCTACCGCGGTTGCCTGGCCCAGCGTGCCGAAGGCTACGACATGGAGTGGGATGTGGTCGACGGTTCCGATATCTACGAGGTCCGCGCCAAGACCCACATCGCCTTGGAGCGCGCCCGCAAGCAGCACAAGCCGGCTATCCTCGAGATCAATACCTACCGCTACTACGGCCACAGCGTCGCCGACGCGAATGCCAAGAAGTACCGCACCCCGGAGGAGATCGAGAACTACAAGACCAACTTCGACCCCATCCGCCTGTGGCGGAAACGCCTCGTCGAGGAAGGTGTCGCCACCGAGGAACAGCTCGACGCGATCGACAAGGAAGCCAAGGCGGAAGCCGCCGCTTCCGTGAAATTCGCCGAGGCCTCCCCCGCCCCGACCATCGAGTCCGTCATGGACGACGTCTACTGGGAGACCGACAACAACACGCCCGCCTCGAAGCTCGGCCAGCACTTCTTCACCGACTGAGCCTGAGCCGAACGAACTACGGTAACTCTAGTACTTTCCCCGGATCCCCGACACGCATCATCTCCATGTCCCGCACGCTCACCTATCGCGAAGCTCTCCGTGAAGGCCTCGATGAAGAAATCGCCCGCGACCCGAACGTCGTCATCATGGGCGAGGAAGTCGCCCAGTACAACGGCGCCTACAAGGTGACCCAAGGTCTCTGGGAAAAGTGGGGCGACAAGCGCATCGTCGATACCCCGATCTCCGAAGCCGGCTTCATCGGCATGGGCATCGGCGCCTCCATGCTCGGCGTCCGCCCGGTGATGGAGCTGATGTTCTGGTCCTTCCACTCCGTCGCCTTCGATCAGCTGGTCAACAACGCCGCCTGCGTCCGCTACATGTCCGGCGGCCTGATCAACTGCCCCATCGTGATGCGCGGCCCCGCCAACGGCGGCACCAATGTCGGCGCCACCCACTCCCACATCCCGGAAGGTCTCTTCGCCGCGTTCCCCGGCCTCAAGGTCGTCGCCCCGGCCACCCCGGCCGACGCGAAGGGCCTAATCAAGGCTGCCATCCGCGACAACGACCCGGTCTACGTGATGGAGAATACCCGCCTCTACGGCATGACCGGCGAGGTGCCGGATCCAGCCGATGGCGACTTCGTGATCCCGCTCGGCGTCGCCGACCTGAAGCGCGAGGGCAAGGACGTCTCGATCATCGGCCACGGCCGCTCGATCATCCACGCCCTCGAGGCCGCAGAGACCCTGAAGGAGAAACACGGCATCGAAGCCGACGTTCTCGACCTCCGTTCGATCCGCCCGCTCGACGTCGAAGCAATCCTCAAGACGGTCAAAAAGACCAACCGCGTGGTGCTCGTCGACGAGTCAAAGGGCTTCGGCGGCGTCTCCGCCATGGTCTCCCACCTCATCCAGGACAACGCCTTCGACTACCTCGACGCGCCGATCAAGCGTGTGACTACCATGGATGCACCGGCGATATACTCCCAGCATGTGGAGGACGAACAGCTCCCGAATCCCCGCCGGATTGTGGAAAAAGTCCTGTCTTTGCGCTGATTGCGACGGTCTTTTTCATTGCCACGAGGGGTTCCCGTCCTAGCATTTTGACACCATGATCAAAGCCCTCGCTGCTATCGGACTCGTGGCCATGTGCCTCGCTTCCAGCTCCTGCTGCTGCCTCTTCTAACCACTACACGACTCCATGAAAAACCTGCTCGTGATCCTGCCCCTCGTCCTTCTGTCGATGGGTCTCTCGTCCTGCTGCTCGATGTTCGGTTGGCGCAGCGGCACCGCCGGCTACACCGAAGAAACCTACCAGCGCAAGCTTTGCGGCTATGACGTCGTCCGTGAGGAAGTCGTCGTGGATGCCAAGAGCGGCATGACCGAGGTGAAGGAAACCAAGGTGCCCCGCTACAAGACCGTGACCCGCAAGGTCCGCGTCAAGTGCCCGGATTGCGTCCGCCTGTATTGCCCGAATGACGGCTGCTGCGGCTCCGCCAACGGCGCCATCAAGTATGCCTCCATGCAAGGCGGCAGCGGCAGCCCGCACCTCGGCCTGATCCCGACCATGAAGGATCTCGCGGAGTAATCCTTGGTCCATCAAGCATCTGATTTCGAGACGGAGGCCCGCAACGGCCTCCGTTTCTTTTTCCCCTTGCCCCGTCGCGACTGCCGCCGGATTCGTGGCGGATGAAACTGGAGACCCCTCTTGCCTGCCTCGCTGCCGTCATTTCGCTCGCCGCCTGTAAGCCCGAGTCGAATCCCGCGCCGGAGCCGGAAACTCCCGCTCCTCCAGCTGCCGGAGCCACAGCCCCTGCCTCCGATCCGAAAAAGCCTGAAAGCTACATGGGACTCGATGAAAAGGCCGCCGGTGCCATGGCCGACAAGGCTGGCGTGAAGTGGCGGGTCATCGAAGTCGACGGCGAGTCGCGCCCCGTAACCATGGATCATCGCCCGGACCGTCTGAACTTCGCCCTCAAGGGCGGCAAGGTCATCCGTGTCACGCAGGGCTGAGTTGTCGGGAAAAGACTGGAAATGCCCTTGTGAATTCGCAATCTCGCTGCGCCTCACTCCCTTTTCTTCACCAGATCCATGGCCATCAATATCGAAATGCCCAAGCTCTCGGACACCATGACCGAGGGCACTCTCATCAAGTGGCACAAAAAAGTCGGCGATAACGTCGAGATCGGCGACATCCTCGCGGAAGTCGAGACCGACAAGGCCACCATGGAAATGGAAGCCTTCGACGAAGGCACCCTGACCGAGATCCGCATCCAGGAAGGCGAGAAGGCCGAGATCGGTGGCGTGCTTGCCGTGCTTGATGGCGATGACGCGGGCTCCGCTCCCGCCCCTGCTGCCAGCGCTCCAGCCGCATCCGCAGCTCCTGCCAGCGCCCCGGCTGCCTCGGCTCCGGCCCCAGCTGCTGCTGCTCCGGCCCCAGTGGCTTCCAGCGATGGCTCCCGCATCAAGGCCTCCCCGCTCGCCCGCAAGGTGGCTGGCGAACTCGGTGTCGATCTTTCAGCTATCAGCGGCACCGGACCGGCCGGCCGCATCGTCCGCGCTGACGTGGTCGCCGGTTCTTCCGCCAAGCCCGCTGCGAAATCGGGCGATGCCAGCGCTGCAGCTGCTCTTGCCGCCGCCGCCAAGAACCGCACGGCCCCCGCAGCCGCACCGGCCGCTGCCGTGTCCGCCGCCATCCTTCCGTCCGCGAAGGAAGGCGACCAGCGCATCGAGCTCTCCTCCATGCGCAAGGTCATCGCCTCGCGCCTACTCGCCTCGAAGCAGACCATCCCGCACTTCTACCTCCACGTCGAAGTCGATGCCGCTCCGCTGATGGCCCTCCGCCAGCAGATCAATGCCCAAGCCGAGAAGACCCACGGCAACAAGTATTCGGTGAACGACTTCGTCCTGAAGGCCGTCATCAATGCCGCCGTCGCCGTGCCCGCCGTGAATGCCTCCTTCGCCGGCGACCACATCGTCTCCTTCAAGCACGTCGGCCTCGCCGTTGCGATCGCCGTGGAAGATGGCCTGGTCACCCCGGTCATCCAACAGGCCGAAACCAAGTCCGTCCTCCAGATCTCCAAGGAAGTGAAGGACATGGCCGGCCGCGCCAAGGAGAAGAAGCTCAAGCCGAGCGAATTCGACGGCGGCACTATCACCGTCTCTAATCTCGGTGCCTGGGGCATCGAAAGCTTCGACGCCATTGTCAACCCGCCACAGGCCCTCATCGTGTCGGTCGGCGCCGCCATCGAGAAGCCGGTCGTCAAGAACGGTCAGATCGTCCCCGGCCTGCGCATGAACATCGGCGTCAGCTGCGACCACCGCGTCGTGGACGGAGCCGTGGCAGCCAGCTTCCTGGCGGAACTGAAGAAGCTCATCGAACAGCCGGCCCTGATGCTCGTCTGAGCCAAGCCAGCCATCTTTCCAAGGGCGTGCCTCCCTCACGGGTCGCACGCCTTTTCTATGGCCACGTGGATGCCTGTAACGGCATCTCTCTTTCCCAAGCTCCACTCGATCCTTTCTTGGTCTTGGGAGAGGGCCTTCTAACCAAGTGAAGTCCGAAACTTTTTCACACGCTCTAAGAAGAGATCTTTTTGTAACTAAAGAAACTCATCGTCTTAATGGTGTGAACAACCGGGAGAAACTCGTGTTCCACCGCTCTACCATGCGGATTCCACGGCTATGAGAGTCTGGGAAAAACCTCAGGGGAAATCCCGGCAACTCACGGTCTTTTGTTAGAAGCCCGCTTTTGCCCCGGACAATTCCCGGATTGTTCACATGCCATCGACAGCGCCGGTGAGGATCGAGATGGATTGTCACACGGTTTCGCGTAATGAAGCAGGTCATCCGATGCACCGGCGAACCTTTCTTCGTGGTCTGGGCGTTTGCCTTCCCCTCCCTTGGCTGGAGGCGTTGACCCCGCGTGCCGTCGCCCAGCCTCCGCAGCGCTTCGCCTTTATCTACACGCCGAACGGCTACAATCAGGCGACCTTCGTCCCGAAGGCTACAGGTGCCGCTTGGGAGCTGACCCCGGCGCTGGAGCCCC from Luteolibacter sp. Y139 carries:
- a CDS encoding cytidine deaminase, which produces MDWEPLIEAAWQVRERAHAPYSKFHVGAALLVEGQVFTGCNVENLSYGLTNCAERVAVGTAVAAGLRKIEAVAVVADTEVPISPCGACRQVLAEFGDPLICLANRTERLVFRLSELLPRASSGILNLP
- a CDS encoding DUF6580 family putative transport protein, yielding MQRPWIPALVLLALLIAFRCLGAAFSHEMPNFQPLPALFLCSIVFLRGTKAWALPVAAWLVSNPLASLLQGYSPFAHGGVTVAFLALLLTGVMALPLRKSPSPALVLGGGVLAALLFHLLTNTAVWLADPGYAKTAESLWQALWSGRPTDPMPTWIFLRNLVVANTVFTALFLLARRSWAAPAELASPIAQTR
- the pdhA gene encoding pyruvate dehydrogenase (acetyl-transferring) E1 component subunit alpha, translating into MSSATADTPRLDFAGSPINKALTAEQKIELFRKMQRIRRFEQEALKYYNAGKIGGFLHLYIGQESVAVGTLSLCGENDHNITAYRCHGHAIMSGMEMNPLMAELFGKATGCSKGKGGSMHFFAPDKGFWGGHGIVGGQTPLGLGLAYGLKYLGKEGAALCYLGDGAVNQGAFHESLNIAALFELPVVYVIENNGYSMGTSQKRSSSYRGCLAQRAEGYDMEWDVVDGSDIYEVRAKTHIALERARKQHKPAILEINTYRYYGHSVADANAKKYRTPEEIENYKTNFDPIRLWRKRLVEEGVATEEQLDAIDKEAKAEAAASVKFAEASPAPTIESVMDDVYWETDNNTPASKLGQHFFTD
- a CDS encoding alpha-ketoacid dehydrogenase subunit beta is translated as MSRTLTYREALREGLDEEIARDPNVVIMGEEVAQYNGAYKVTQGLWEKWGDKRIVDTPISEAGFIGMGIGASMLGVRPVMELMFWSFHSVAFDQLVNNAACVRYMSGGLINCPIVMRGPANGGTNVGATHSHIPEGLFAAFPGLKVVAPATPADAKGLIKAAIRDNDPVYVMENTRLYGMTGEVPDPADGDFVIPLGVADLKREGKDVSIIGHGRSIIHALEAAETLKEKHGIEADVLDLRSIRPLDVEAILKTVKKTNRVVLVDESKGFGGVSAMVSHLIQDNAFDYLDAPIKRVTTMDAPAIYSQHVEDEQLPNPRRIVEKVLSLR
- a CDS encoding dihydrolipoamide acetyltransferase family protein produces the protein MAINIEMPKLSDTMTEGTLIKWHKKVGDNVEIGDILAEVETDKATMEMEAFDEGTLTEIRIQEGEKAEIGGVLAVLDGDDAGSAPAPAASAPAASAAPASAPAASAPAPAAAAPAPVASSDGSRIKASPLARKVAGELGVDLSAISGTGPAGRIVRADVVAGSSAKPAAKSGDASAAAALAAAAKNRTAPAAAPAAAVSAAILPSAKEGDQRIELSSMRKVIASRLLASKQTIPHFYLHVEVDAAPLMALRQQINAQAEKTHGNKYSVNDFVLKAVINAAVAVPAVNASFAGDHIVSFKHVGLAVAIAVEDGLVTPVIQQAETKSVLQISKEVKDMAGRAKEKKLKPSEFDGGTITVSNLGAWGIESFDAIVNPPQALIVSVGAAIEKPVVKNGQIVPGLRMNIGVSCDHRVVDGAVAASFLAELKKLIEQPALMLV